One window from the genome of Grus americana isolate bGruAme1 chromosome 2, bGruAme1.mat, whole genome shotgun sequence encodes:
- the PRELID3A gene encoding PRELI domain containing protein 3A codes for MKIWSSEHVFGHPWDTVIKAAMRKYPNPMNPCVVGVDVLDRSLDNQGRLHSHRLLSTEWGLPSIVKAILGTSRTLTYIEEHSVVDPVEKKMELCSTNITLTNLVSVDERLVYTPHPENPEKTVLTQEAIITVKGISLSSYLESLMANTISSNARKGRDALEWVISKLNTELEELKSTREGMKPAMAAASTEK; via the exons ATGAAGATCTGGAGCTCAGAGCACGTGTTCGG ACACCCTTGGGATACCGTGATCAAAGCTGCTATGAGAAAGTATCCCAACCCTATGAATCCGTGTGTGGTAGGAGTAGATGTCCTCGACAGAAGCCTGGATAACCAGGGGAGGTTACATAGTCACCGTCTTCTCAGCACAGAGTGGGGACTGCCAAGTATTGTGAAAGCG ATTTTAGGAACAAGTAGAACTCTGACTTATATTGAGGAACATTCTGTGGTAGatccagtggaaaaaaagatggagcTTTGTTCAACTAAT attacTCTCACAAACTTGGTGTCTGTTGATGAGAGACTGGTCTACACACCTCATCCTGAAAACCCTGAAAA AACTGTGCTAACTCAAGAAGCAATTATTACTGTTAAAGGCATTAGCTTAAGCAGTTACTTGGAAAGCTTAATGGCAAATACAATATCTTCTAATGCCAGAAAG GGTCGGGATGCCCTGGAGTGGGTGATCAGCAAACTAAACACAGAATTGGAGGAGCTGAAGTCAACGCGCGAGGGCATGAAACCAGCCATGGCAGCAGcgtcaacagaaaaataa